Proteins from one Coregonus clupeaformis isolate EN_2021a chromosome 29, ASM2061545v1, whole genome shotgun sequence genomic window:
- the LOC121545119 gene encoding 60S ribosomal protein L13a: MADRFNKVLLLDGRGHLLGRLAAIVAKQVLLGHKVVVVRCEGINISGNFYRNKLKYLAFLRKRMNTNPSRGPYHFRAPSRIFWRTVRGMLPHKTKRGQAALERLKVFDGVPPPYDKRKRMVVPAALKIVRLKPTRKFALLGRLAHEVGWKYQAITATLEEKRKEKAKIRYTKKKTETKLSKLAEKNVESKISKYTAVLKQYGVLV, translated from the exons ATGGCGGACCGGTTCAATAAG GTTCTGCTGCTTGATGGCAGAGGCCATCTACTTGGTCGTCTTGCTGCCATTGTGGCTAAGCAAGTTTTGCTGG GCCACAAGGTGGTAGTTGTGAGATGTGAGGGTATCAACATCTCTGGGAACTTCTACCGTAACAAAT TGAAGTACCTGGCTTTCCTGCGTAAAAGGATGAACACCAACCCCTCTCGTGGACCATACCACTTCAGAGCTCCCAGCAGAATCTTCTGGAGGACCGTAAGGG GCATGCTCCCTCACAAAACCAAAAGAGGACAGGCTGCATTGGAGAGGTTGAAGGTGTTCGATGGTGTCCCCCCTCCTTATGACAAG AGGAAGCGCATGGTCGTACCTGCCGCCCTGAAGATTGTGCGTCTGAAGCCCACTCGCAAG TTCGCCCTCCTCGGACGTCTGGCCCACGAGGTCGGCTGGAAGTACCAGGCTATCACAGCCACATTGGAAGAAAAGAGGAAAGAGAAGGCCAAGATCCGGTACACCAAGAAAAAGACAGAGACCAAGCTGTCAAAGCTGGCAGAGAAGAATGTGGAGAGCAAGATTTCAAAGTACACTGCTGTCCTTAAACAATACGGTGTCCTTGTCTGA
- the LOC121544421 gene encoding ATPase inhibitor B, mitochondrial-like, which yields MARFLRPDVRSLLTTQLRMTSDQLGELGKGAGKGGGGGGSIREAGGAFGKKQAAEEEMYFRRKEQEQLAALKQHHEEEIDHHKKEISRLQSEIDRHKGKIRKLKHDD from the exons ATGGCAAGATTTTTGAGACCTGACGTTAGGAGTCTCCTCACCACACAGCTAAGGATGACTTCTGACCAG CTGGGTGAGTTGGGCAAAGGTGCAGGGAAAGGGGGAGGTGGCGGAGGATCTATCAGAGAGGCAGGAGGAGCCTTTGGAAAGAAACAGGCCGCAGAGGAGGAAATGTACTTCAG ACGTAAAGAGCAGGAACAGTTGGCTGCACtgaagcagcaccatgaagaggAGATTGACCACCACAAGAAGGAGATATCGAGGCTGCAGAGCGAGATTGACCGTCACAAGGGGAAAATTAGGAAGCTGAAGCATGATGACTGA